Proteins encoded together in one Cicer arietinum cultivar CDC Frontier isolate Library 1 chromosome 4, Cicar.CDCFrontier_v2.0, whole genome shotgun sequence window:
- the LOC101497414 gene encoding endoplasmin homolog isoform X1 produces MRKWTIPSALLLLSLLLLFADQGQKLKANAEDNSDELVDPPKVEDKIGAVPHGLSTDSDVAKREAESISKRSLRSNAEKFEFQAEVSRLMDIIINSLYSNKDIFLRELISNASDALDKIRFLSLTDKDILGEGDNAKLDIQIKLDKEKKILSIRDRGIGMTKEDLVKNLGTIAKSGTSAFVEKMQTSGDLNLIGQFGVGFYSVYLVADYVEVISKNNDDKQYVWESKADGAFAISEDTWNEPLGRGTEIRLHLKEEAGEYLEEFKLKELVKRYSEFINFPIYIWASKEVDVEVPADEDESSDEDDSTESSSKEESEDEDADKDEDEEKKPKTKTVKETTYEWELLNDVKAIWLRSPKEVTEEEYTKFYHSLAKDFSNEKPLSWSHFTAEGDVEFKAVLYVPPKAPHDLYESYYSSNKSNLKLYVRRVFISDEFDELLPKYLSFLKGLVDSDSLPLNVSREMLQQHSSLKTIKKKLIRKALDMIRRLADEDPDESTDKEKKEEMSSDIDEKKGQYTKFWNEFGKSIKLGIIEDATNRNRLAKLLRFESSKSEGKLTSLDQYISRMKAGQKDIFYITGTSKEQLENSPFLERLKKKNFEVIYFTDPVDEYLMQYLMDYEDKKFQNVSKEGLKLGKDTKDKELKESFKDLTKWWKNSLSKDNVDDVKISDRLDNTPCVVVTSKFGWSANMERIMQSQTLSDASKQAYMRGKRVLEINPRHPIIKELRERVVKNPEDEGVKNTAQLMYQTALFESGFLLNDPKDFASRIYDSVKTSLDISPEATVEEEDDTEVEVESETKEETSTSNPEADEVNDDVKDEL; encoded by the exons ATGAGGAAGTGGACGATCCCTTCCGCTCTTCTTCTACTATCTCTTCTCCTTCTCTTTGCAGATCAAG GTCAAAAGCTTAAGGCGAATGCGGAAGATAATTCCGACGAGCTTGTAGATCCACCTAAGGTGGAAGACAAGATCGGTGCTGTTCCACATGGACTTTCAACCGATTCAGATGTGGCAAAGAG GGAGGCGGAGTCGATCTCGAAGCGATCGCTTCGGAGTAACGCGGAGAAGTTTGAGTTTCAAGCGGAAGTTTCAAGGCTTATGGATATTATCATTAACTCACTCTATAGTAACAAAGATATCTTCCTTAGGGAACTTATTTCAAACGCTTCTGAC GCATTGGATAAGATTAGGTTCCTTTCCCTCACTGATAAGGACATTTTGGGTGAAGGTGACAACGCCAAACTTGACATTCAG ATTAAGTTAGACAAGGAAAAGAAAATTCTATCTATTAGAGATAGAGGTATTGGTATGACAAAGGAGGATTTAGTAAAGAATTTGGGGACCATAGCAAAATCTGGAACTTCag CATTTGTTGAGAAAATGCAGACAAGTGGTGATCTCAATCTAATTGGGCAATTTGGAGTTGGATTCTACTCCGTGTATCTTGTGGCTGACTATGTTGAAGTTATTAGCAAGAATAATGATGACAAACA GTATGTATGGGAATCAAAAGCCGATGGCGCATTTGCAATTTCAGAAGATACATGGAACGAACCACTAGGACGTGGAACAGAGATTAGATTACACCTCAAAGAAGAAGCTGGGGAGTACTTGGAAGAGTTTAAGCTCAAA GAACTGGTGAAGAGATACTCTGAATTTATTAACTTCCCTATCTATATTTGGGCAAGCAAAGAGGTTGATGTGGAGGTTCCTGCT GATGAAGACGAGTCTAGTGATGAAGATGATTCGA CTGAAAGCTCCTCCAAGGAAGaaagtgaagatgaagatgctgataaagatgaagatgaagaaaaaaagccTAAAACAAAGACAGTGAAGGAAACAACTTACGAGTGGGAACTTTTAAATGATGTGAAAGCTATATGGCTGAGGAGTCCAAAGGAAGTAACAGAAGAAGAGTACACCAAATTCTACCACTCTCTTGCCAAG GATTTTAGCAATGAAAAACCTTTATCATGGAGCCACTTTACTGCTGAAGGCGATGTCGAGTTCAAGGCAGTCCTCTATGTGCCACCTAAAGCCCCTCACGACTTATACGAGAGTTATTACAGTTCAAACAAATCTAACCTGAAGTTGTATGTTAGACGAGTCTTTATTTcagatgaatttgatgaattgtTGCCTAAGTATCTAAGCTTTTTGAAG GGCCTTGTTGATTCCGACTCTTTGCCACTTAATGTATCTCGAGAAATGCTTCAACAACACAGTAGTTTGAAGACAATCAAAAAGAAACTTATTAGGAAAGCCCTTGATATGATCCGTAGGCTTGCTGATGAGGATCCTGATGAGTCCACCGACAAAGAAAAGAAAG AAGAGATGTCATCTGACATCGATGAGAAGAAAGGTCAATACACCAAGTTCTGGAATGAGTTTGGAAAATCCATCAAACTTGGTATCATTGAGGATGCCACCAACAGAAATCGTTTGGCAAAACTGCTCAGATTTGAGAG CTCCAAGTCCGAGGGTAAATTGACATCTCTCGATCAGTACATATCTAGAATGAAAGCTGGACAAAAGGATATCTTTTACATAACTGGAACCAGCAAAGAACAACTGGAAAATTCTCCATTCCTTGAGCGGCTTAAGAAGAAAAATTTTGAG GTTATTTACTTCACAGATCCAGTTGATGAATACTTGATGCAATATCTGATGGACTATGAAGATAAGAAGTTCCAAAATGTGTCCAAGGAGGGTCTGAAACTTGGGAAGGATACTAAAGACAAGGAACTAAAAGAATCCTTTAAGGATCTAACTAAGTGGTGGAAAAATTCCCTTTCAAAAGATAATGTGGATGATGTGAAGATATCCGACCGATTGGATAACACTCCTTGTGTCGTGGTTACATCAAAATTTGGTTGGAGCGCAAACATGGAGAGAATCATGCAGTCTCAAACTTTGTCAGACGCTAGCAAGCAAGCATACATGCGCGGCAAGAGAGTTCTTGAGATCAATCCTAGACACCCCATTATCAAGGAACTCCGGGAGAGAGTAGTTAAGAACCCTGAG GATGAGGGCGTGAAGAACACAGCACAGCTGATGTACCAGACTGCACTCTTCGAAAGTGGTTTCTTGCTGAATGATCCTAAGGATTTTGCATCCAGGATTTATGATTCAGTGAAGACTAGCTTAGACATCAGTCCTGAAGCAACAGTTGAAGAGGAAGATGACACGGAAGTTGAGGTTGAAAGTGAAACAAAAGAAGAAACATCTACTTCAAATCCTGAAGCTGATGAGGTAAATGATGATGTCAAGGACGAGTTGTAG
- the LOC101497414 gene encoding endoplasmin homolog isoform X2: protein MRKWTIPSALLLLSLLLLFADQGQKLKANAEDNSDELVDPPKVEDKIGAVPHGLSTDSDVAKREAESISKRSLRSNAEKFEFQAEVSRLMDIIINSLYSNKDIFLRELISNASDALDKIRFLSLTDKDILGEGDNAKLDIQIKLDKEKKILSIRDRGIGMTKEDLVKNLGTIAKSGTSAFVEKMQTSGDLNLIGQFGVGFYSVYLVADYVEVISKNNDDKQYVWESKADGAFAISEDTWNEPLGRGTEIRLHLKEEAGEYLEEFKLKELVKRYSEFINFPIYIWASKEVDVEVPADEDESSDEDDSTESSSKEESEDEDADKDEDEEKKPKTKTVKETTYEWELLNDVKAIWLRSPKEVTEEEYTKFYHSLAKDFSNEKPLSWSHFTAEGDVEFKAVLYVPPKAPHDLYESYYSSNKSNLKLYVRRVFISDEFDELLPKYLSFLKGLVDSDSLPLNVSREMLQQHSSLKTIKKKLIRKALDMIRRLADEDPDESTDKEKKEMSSDIDEKKGQYTKFWNEFGKSIKLGIIEDATNRNRLAKLLRFESSKSEGKLTSLDQYISRMKAGQKDIFYITGTSKEQLENSPFLERLKKKNFEVIYFTDPVDEYLMQYLMDYEDKKFQNVSKEGLKLGKDTKDKELKESFKDLTKWWKNSLSKDNVDDVKISDRLDNTPCVVVTSKFGWSANMERIMQSQTLSDASKQAYMRGKRVLEINPRHPIIKELRERVVKNPEDEGVKNTAQLMYQTALFESGFLLNDPKDFASRIYDSVKTSLDISPEATVEEEDDTEVEVESETKEETSTSNPEADEVNDDVKDEL from the exons ATGAGGAAGTGGACGATCCCTTCCGCTCTTCTTCTACTATCTCTTCTCCTTCTCTTTGCAGATCAAG GTCAAAAGCTTAAGGCGAATGCGGAAGATAATTCCGACGAGCTTGTAGATCCACCTAAGGTGGAAGACAAGATCGGTGCTGTTCCACATGGACTTTCAACCGATTCAGATGTGGCAAAGAG GGAGGCGGAGTCGATCTCGAAGCGATCGCTTCGGAGTAACGCGGAGAAGTTTGAGTTTCAAGCGGAAGTTTCAAGGCTTATGGATATTATCATTAACTCACTCTATAGTAACAAAGATATCTTCCTTAGGGAACTTATTTCAAACGCTTCTGAC GCATTGGATAAGATTAGGTTCCTTTCCCTCACTGATAAGGACATTTTGGGTGAAGGTGACAACGCCAAACTTGACATTCAG ATTAAGTTAGACAAGGAAAAGAAAATTCTATCTATTAGAGATAGAGGTATTGGTATGACAAAGGAGGATTTAGTAAAGAATTTGGGGACCATAGCAAAATCTGGAACTTCag CATTTGTTGAGAAAATGCAGACAAGTGGTGATCTCAATCTAATTGGGCAATTTGGAGTTGGATTCTACTCCGTGTATCTTGTGGCTGACTATGTTGAAGTTATTAGCAAGAATAATGATGACAAACA GTATGTATGGGAATCAAAAGCCGATGGCGCATTTGCAATTTCAGAAGATACATGGAACGAACCACTAGGACGTGGAACAGAGATTAGATTACACCTCAAAGAAGAAGCTGGGGAGTACTTGGAAGAGTTTAAGCTCAAA GAACTGGTGAAGAGATACTCTGAATTTATTAACTTCCCTATCTATATTTGGGCAAGCAAAGAGGTTGATGTGGAGGTTCCTGCT GATGAAGACGAGTCTAGTGATGAAGATGATTCGA CTGAAAGCTCCTCCAAGGAAGaaagtgaagatgaagatgctgataaagatgaagatgaagaaaaaaagccTAAAACAAAGACAGTGAAGGAAACAACTTACGAGTGGGAACTTTTAAATGATGTGAAAGCTATATGGCTGAGGAGTCCAAAGGAAGTAACAGAAGAAGAGTACACCAAATTCTACCACTCTCTTGCCAAG GATTTTAGCAATGAAAAACCTTTATCATGGAGCCACTTTACTGCTGAAGGCGATGTCGAGTTCAAGGCAGTCCTCTATGTGCCACCTAAAGCCCCTCACGACTTATACGAGAGTTATTACAGTTCAAACAAATCTAACCTGAAGTTGTATGTTAGACGAGTCTTTATTTcagatgaatttgatgaattgtTGCCTAAGTATCTAAGCTTTTTGAAG GGCCTTGTTGATTCCGACTCTTTGCCACTTAATGTATCTCGAGAAATGCTTCAACAACACAGTAGTTTGAAGACAATCAAAAAGAAACTTATTAGGAAAGCCCTTGATATGATCCGTAGGCTTGCTGATGAGGATCCTGATGAGTCCACCGACAAAGAAAAGAAAG AGATGTCATCTGACATCGATGAGAAGAAAGGTCAATACACCAAGTTCTGGAATGAGTTTGGAAAATCCATCAAACTTGGTATCATTGAGGATGCCACCAACAGAAATCGTTTGGCAAAACTGCTCAGATTTGAGAG CTCCAAGTCCGAGGGTAAATTGACATCTCTCGATCAGTACATATCTAGAATGAAAGCTGGACAAAAGGATATCTTTTACATAACTGGAACCAGCAAAGAACAACTGGAAAATTCTCCATTCCTTGAGCGGCTTAAGAAGAAAAATTTTGAG GTTATTTACTTCACAGATCCAGTTGATGAATACTTGATGCAATATCTGATGGACTATGAAGATAAGAAGTTCCAAAATGTGTCCAAGGAGGGTCTGAAACTTGGGAAGGATACTAAAGACAAGGAACTAAAAGAATCCTTTAAGGATCTAACTAAGTGGTGGAAAAATTCCCTTTCAAAAGATAATGTGGATGATGTGAAGATATCCGACCGATTGGATAACACTCCTTGTGTCGTGGTTACATCAAAATTTGGTTGGAGCGCAAACATGGAGAGAATCATGCAGTCTCAAACTTTGTCAGACGCTAGCAAGCAAGCATACATGCGCGGCAAGAGAGTTCTTGAGATCAATCCTAGACACCCCATTATCAAGGAACTCCGGGAGAGAGTAGTTAAGAACCCTGAG GATGAGGGCGTGAAGAACACAGCACAGCTGATGTACCAGACTGCACTCTTCGAAAGTGGTTTCTTGCTGAATGATCCTAAGGATTTTGCATCCAGGATTTATGATTCAGTGAAGACTAGCTTAGACATCAGTCCTGAAGCAACAGTTGAAGAGGAAGATGACACGGAAGTTGAGGTTGAAAGTGAAACAAAAGAAGAAACATCTACTTCAAATCCTGAAGCTGATGAGGTAAATGATGATGTCAAGGACGAGTTGTAG
- the LOC101498745 gene encoding uncharacterized protein, with the protein MTLEDFFTLTEMKDGLTAPSRVQELVSVMKKEQDSVVKNTGDAMRQWAAVASTIAATENKDCLDLFIQLDGLWFINRWLNDAQKFGTDSNDGFMEESITAMLRAVEKLYLDNEKSISSGVWATISNLLGHHSSKVQDSARVLFDKWKGVGNGDTESHDMDTGQTNNMSENLREEGQLSSVNEASNDNDRVLRLVGGEKSILRSLETQVPDKVADVQIESSGIVHQSSVSLDSEDIKEKSNNVATVLTSVQENAPISEGEMKLSGICNSPVPKQGSFREQQDDMQLNDLSIKEKQELNDNGPPEKSGVPINPEPQPEPVSVGVSESPVKPVPAPIMPVSSLEHNVESNEDGICNKIIASGSMRAPASDRMSVVDDARAISTPQLSKDSEKEEVKGHVSDQGNDSSNGSDSFKQRKVPRSPNIIDKNSDIELKYGIVDALEVARQVAQEVDRKYARSVKEDEDQVSDQDDDTSNSSDSFKQGKRSRSPNIVDKNSDVELEYGIVDALQVARQVAQEVEREIKNSSSEKISEDGNRQAGSPDSVRKNELNELSCPLPEEVSSRQSNSAEACPEERHMSVSDGIVAEPECIPDLESSQLTEAAQDPGGNSEKSLCTFDLNEEYGSDDMNVSANTISTTPIPVVSASKPAQTSGLPTAPLQFEGTLGWKGSAATSAFRPASPRKNSDSQKNVSAVVNSDISKQRQDFLDFDLNVAGGEEELVKQIGESSGLPSGQSSVEHSPKRSRRFELDLNSAGDDGDTQPSDQRMEGQLFSGRNGYWSPSPASSSSSMQPSVRNIDLNDRPYFQTDLVDQGPTKSSTSIEAYGLSKPDAPAISILGAKVEVGRREHFPQMWSLPNGKAIEPAIDLTMMPGAGGVSGMGPAVSFNHSTFMGYNGLTSVPPLSFSSPMYGSGGTIPYMVDSRGAPVVPQVGGSSSTVLSSYAQPPYIMSMTGTQLALNGVRPSRPNFDLNSGLSIDGGNRDVLTARPFFSPSQSRAMEEHLRTLPQSSSSGVGSKRKEPDGSCWETYPFGYKHQQPPWK; encoded by the exons ATGACTCTTGAAGACTTCTTTACGTTGACTGAGATGAAAGATGGGCTCACAGCCCCTTCTCGAGTGCAGGAGTTGGTCTCTGTAATGAAGAAGGAGCAAGACAGTGTTGTGAAGAACACTGGTGATGCAATGAGACAGTGGGCTGCTGTTGCAAGCACTATTGCTGCTACAGAGAATAAAGACTGCCTCGACCTTTTTATTCAATTAGATGGACTTTGGTTCATCAATAGATGGCTAAATGATGCTCAAAAATTTGGTACTGATTCAAATGATGGCTTCATGGAAGAGTCAATTACTGCAATGTTACGAGCAGTTGAAAAGCTATATCTAGACAATGAGAAGTCAATTTCATCCGGAGTTTGGGCAACTATAAGTAACCTTCTTGGTCATCACAGCTCTAAGGTTCAAGATAGTGCAAGAGTACTATTTGACAAGTGGAAAGGTGTTGGAAATGGAGATACTGAATCTCACGATATGGATACTGGTCAAACAAACAATATGAGTGAGAATCTCAGGGAGGAAGGCCAGTTATCTTCAGTGAATGAGGCTAGTAATGACAATGATCGTGTCTTGCGACTTGTAGGAGGGGAGAAGTCTATATTGAGAAGCTTAGAAACTCAAGTACCAGATAAGGTTGCTGATGTACAGATAGAGAGTTCTGGCATTGTGCACCAATCCTCTGTAAGTTTGGATTCTGAAGATAtcaaagaaaaatcaaacaatgtTGCTACTGTTTTGACTTCTGTTCAAGAAAATGCTCCCATAAGTGAAGGTGAGATGAAATTGTCTGGGATCTGTAACTCACCTGTACCAAAACAAGGCAGTTTCAGAGAACAACAAGATGATATGCAGTTAAATGACTTATCTATAAAGGAGAAGCAAGAGCTAAATGATAATGGCCCTCCAGAAAAATCAGGAGTACCAATAAATCCTGAGCCTCAGCCTGAACCTGTTTCTGTTGGTGTTAGTGAATCACCAGTTAAGCCTGTGCCTGCACCAATAATGCCTGTATCTTCTTTAGAACATAATGTTGAAAGCAATGAAGATGgtatttgtaataaaataattgcTTCTGGTAGTATGAGAGCACCTGCCTCTGATAGAATGAGTGTGGTGGATGATGCCAGAGCCATAAGCACTCCACAACTATCCAAAGATTCAGAGAAGGAAGAAGTCAAGGGCCATGTTTCTGATCAAGGCAACGATTCCTCAAATGGCTCTGATTCTTTTAAACAAAGAAAAGTTCCCAGAAGCCCCAACATTATTGACAAGAATTCTGACATCGAACTTAAGTATGGTATTGTTGATGCTTTAGAAGTTGCTCGACAAGTTGCTCAAGAAGTTGATAGAAAATATGCCAGATCTGTAAAGGAAGACGAGGACCAAGTTTCTGATCAAGATGATGATACCTCAAATAGTTCTGACTCATTCAAACAGGGCAAACGTTCCAGAAGCCCCAACATTGTTGACAAGAATTCTGACGTTGAACTTGAGTATGGTATTGTTGATGCTTTACAAGTCGCTCGACAAGTTGCTCAGGAAGTTGAAAGAGAAATCAAGAACTCTTCTTCAGAGAAAATCTCAGAAGATGGAAATAGGCAAGCTGGCAGTCCGGATTCTGTAAGGAAAAATGAACTT AATGAACTTTCTTGTCCCCTACCCGAGGAGGTGTCATCCAGGCAAAGCAACTCTGCTGAGGCATGTCCTGAGGAGAGGCATATGAGTGTTTCGGATGGTATTGTGGCTGAGCCAGAATGCATCCCTGATTTGGAGTCCTCACAGTTGACTGAAGCAGCTCAAGACCCAGGAGGTAATTCTGAGAAAAGCCTCTGTACCTTTGATCTTAATGAAGAATATGGTTCTGATGATATGAATGTTTCTGCAAATACCATATCTACCACACCAATACCTGTTGTCTCTGCTTCAAAACCTGCACAAACTTCAGGATTGCCAACAGCCCCTTTACAGTTTGAAGGAACACTTGGATGGAAAGGGTCAGCTGCTACCAGTGCCTTTCGTCCTGCATCACCTCGTAAAAATTCTGATAGTCAGAAGAATGTTTCTGCTGTTGTAAACTCTGATATTTCCAAACAGAGGCAGGATTTTCTTGATTTTGATCTGAATGTGGCTGGGGGTGAAGAAGAATTGGTAAAACAAATTGGTGAGTCTTCGGGCCTGCCTTCTGGGCAATCATCAGTGGAACATAGTCCTAAAAGATCAAGGAGGTTTGAATTAGATTTGAACAGTGCTGGTGATGATGGTGATACCCAGCCTTCAGATCAGAGGATGGAGGGGCAGCTCTTTTCTGGAAGAAATGGCTATTGGAGTCCATCACCTGCATCGTCGTCATCATCAATGCAGCCTTCAGTTCGAAACATTGATTTGAATGACAGACCATACTTTCAAACTGATTTAGTGGACCAAGGGCCTACTAAATCTTCTACAAGTATTGAAGCATATGGACTTTCCAAACCAGATGCTCCTGCTATATCTATTTTAGGTGCCAAGGTTGAAGTTGGTAGAAGagaacattttcctcaaatgtGGTCTTTGCCAAATGGCAAGGCTATTGAGCCTGCAATAGATCTTACAATGATGCCAGGAGCAGGTGGTGTTTCAGGGATGGGACCTGCAGTATCCTTCAATCATTCAACTTTTATGGGATATAATGGACTGACATCAGTTCCCCCTTTGTCTTTTTCGTCACCCATGTATGGATCAGGCGGTACAATTCCATACATGGTGGACTCAAGAGGAGCTCCAGTTGTGCCTCAAGTTGGTGGATCTTCCTCAACCGTCCTGTCATCTTACGCGCAGCCTCCATATATTATGAGTATGACTGGTACACAACTTGCTTTAAATGGTGTCCGACCTTCCCGTCCCAACTTTGATCTTAACTCTGGCTTGTCGATTGATGGTGGGAATAGAGATGTGTTGACTGCAAGGCCATTTTTCTCTCCTAGTCAGAGCAGAGCTATGGAGGAACATTTAAGGACCCTTCCACAATCCTCAAGTTCAGGGGTTGGGTCGAAACGAAAAGAACCAGATGGTAGCTGCTGGGAAACCTATCCATTTGGCTACAAACATCAGCAACCTCCGTGGAAGTAG